A genomic window from Bos javanicus breed banteng chromosome 13, ARS-OSU_banteng_1.0, whole genome shotgun sequence includes:
- the VPS16 gene encoding vacuolar protein sorting-associated protein 16 homolog isoform X1 encodes MDCYTANWNPLGDSAFYRKYELYSMDWDLKEELRDCLVAAAPYGGPIALLRNPWRKEKPASARPVLEIYSASGVPLASLLWKSGPVVSLGWSAEEELLCVQEDGVVLVYGLHGDFRRHFSMGNEVLQNRVLDARIFHTEFGSGVAILTGAHRFTLSANVGDLKLRRMPEVPGLQSAPSCWTTVCQDRVAHILLAVGPDLYLLDHAACSAVTPPGLAPGVSSFLQMAVSFTYRHLALFTDTGYIWMGTASLKEKLCEFNCNIRAPPKQMVWCSRPRSKERAVVVAWERRLMVVGDAPESIQFVLDEDSYLVPELDGVRVFSRSTHEFLHEVPVASEEIFKIASMAPGALLLEAQKEYEKESQKADEYLREIQELGQLPQAVQQCIEAAGHEHWPDMQKSLLRAASFGKCFLDRFPPDSFVRMCQDLRVLNAIRDYHIGIPLTYSQYKQLTIQVLLDRLVLRRLYPLAIQICEYLRLPEVQGVSRILAHWACYKVQQKDVSDEDVARAINQKLGDTPGVSYSDIAARAYGCGRTELAIKLLEYEPRSGEQVPLLLKMKRSKLALSKAIESGDTDLVFTVLLHLKNELNRGDFFMTLRNQPMALSLYRQFCKHQELETLKDLYNQDDNHQELGSFHIRASYAAEERIEGRVAALQTAADAFYKAKNEFAAKATEDQMRLLRLQRRLEDELGGQFLDLSLHDTVTTLILSGQNKRAEQLARDFRIPDKRLWWLKLTALADLEDWEELEKFSKSKKSPIGYLPFVEICMKQHNKYEAKKYASRVGPEQKVKALLLVGDVAQAADVAIEHRNEAEMSLVLSHCTGATDGATADKIQRARAQAQKK; translated from the exons GAAATATGAGCTGTATAGCATGGACTGGGACCTGAAGGAGGAACTGAGGGACTGCCTAGTGGCTGCTGCACCCTATGGGGGGCCCATTG CACTGCTGAGGAACCCCTGGCGGAAGGAGAAGCCCGCCAGTGCCAGGCCGGTTCTCGAGATCTACTCAGCTTCCGGGGTGCCTCTGGCCAGTCTGTTG TGGAAGAGTGGGCCCGTGGTGTCCCTGGGCTGGTCAGCTGAGGAGGAGCTGCTCTGCGTGCAGGAAGACGGAGTTGTGCTGGTTTACGGGCTGCATGGTGACTTCCGGAGACACTTCAGCATGGGCAAT GAGGTGCTCCAGAACCGGGTTCTGGATGCCCGGATCTTCCATACTGAGTTTGGTTCTGGGGTGGCCATCCTCACAGGAGCTCACCGCTTCACCCTCAGTGCCAACGTGGGTGACCTCAAACTCCGCCGGATGCCAGAGGTGCCAG GTCTGCAGAGTGCACCCTCATGCTGGACCACAGTGTGCCAGGACCGAGTGGCGCACATTCTCCTGGCTGTAGGACCTGATCTTTACCTCCTAGACCATGCAGCCTGCTCTGCGGTG ACACCCCCTGGCCTGGCCCCAGGAGTGAGCAGCTTCCTGCAGATGGCTGTCTCCTTCACCTACAGACACCTGGCGCTCTTCACAGACACAGGCTACATCTGGATGGGGACAGCATCTCTCAAG GAGAAGCTGTGTGAGTTCAACTGCAACATCCGGGCCCCCCCGAAGCAGATGGTCTg gtgtAGCCGTCCGCGCAGCAAGGAGAGGGCTGTTGTGGTGGCCTGGGAGAGGCGGCTAATGGTGGTGGGCGATGCCCCTGAGAGCATCCA GTTCGTGCTAGATGAGGACTCCTACCTGGTGCCTGAGTTGGACGGGGTCCGAGTCTTCTCCCGCAGTACCCACGAGTTCCTGCATGAGGTTCCAG TGGCCAGTGAGGAGATCTTTAAAATAGCCTCGATGGCCCCTGGAGCGCTGTTGTTGGAGGCTCAGAAGGAGTATGAG AAAGAGAGCCAGAAGGCGGATGAGTACCTGCGGGAGATCCAGGAGCTGGGGCAGCTGCCCCAGGCTGTGCAGCAGTGCATCGAGGCTGCAGGACACGAGCACTGGCCAGATATGCAGAAGAGTCTGCTCAGG GCGGCCTCCTTCGGAAAGTGTTTCCTGGACAGATTTCCACCTGACAGCTTTGTGCGCATGTGTCAGGACCTTCGTGTACTCAATGCTATTCGGGACTATCACATCGGAATCCCCCTCACCTATAGCCA ATACAAGCAGCTCACTATCCAGGTGTTGCTAGACAG GCTTGTGTTGCGAAGGCTTTACCCCCTGGCCATTCAGATATGTGAGTACCTGCGGCTTCCTGAAGTGCAGGGCGTCAGCAGAATCCTGGCCCACTGGGCCTGCTACAAG GTACAACAGAAGGATGTGTCTGACGAGGATGTTGCTCGGGCCATTAATCAGAAGCTGGGGGACACGCCTGGTGTCTCCTACTCTGACATTGCTGCACGAGCCTATGGCTGTGGCCGCACGGAGCTGGCCATCAAG CTGCTGGAATATGAGCCACGCTCTGGGGAGCAAGTTCCCCTTCTCCTGAAGATGAAGAGGAGCAAACTGGCACTAAGCAAGGCCATCGAGAGTGGGGATACTGATCTGG TGTTCACAGTGCTGCTGCACCTGAAGAATGAGCTGAACCGAGGAGATTTTTTCATGACGCTTCGGAACCAGCCTATGGCCTTAAGTTTGTACCGACAG TTCTGTAAGCATCAGGAGCTGGAGACACTGAAGGACCTTTACAACCAGGATGACAACCACCAGGAGCTGGGCAGCTTCCACATCCGAGCCAGCTACGCTGCAGAGGAG CGAATTGAGGGGCGAGTTGCAGCTCTACAGACGGCAGCCGACGCCTTCTACAAGGCCAAAAATGAGTTTGCAGCCAAG GCTACAGAGGATCAGATGCGGCTCCTACGGCTGCAGCGACGCCTAGAAGATGAGCTGGGGGGCCAGTTCTTAGACCTGTCTCTACATGACACGGTCACCACCCTCATTCTCAGTGGCCAAAACAAGCGTGCGGAGCAGCTGGCACGTGACTTTCGCATCCCTGACAAGAG GCTCTGGTGGCTGAAGTTGACTGCCCTGGCAGATTTGGAAGACTGGGAGGAGCTAGAGAAGTTTTCTAAGAGCAAGAAATCACCCATTGGCTACCTG CCCTTTGTGGAGATCTGCATGAAGCAACACAATAAATATGAGGCCAAGAAGTATGCTTCCCGTGTGGGTCCTGAGCAGAAGGTCAAGGCCTTGCTTCTTGTTGG GGATGTGGCTCAGGCTGCGGACGTTGCTATTGAACACCGGAATGAGGCGGAGATGAGCCTCGTATTGTCCCACTGCACTGGAGCCACAGATGGGGCCACAGCCGACAAGATTCAACGGGCCCGGGCACAAGCCCAGAAGAAATGA
- the VPS16 gene encoding vacuolar protein sorting-associated protein 16 homolog isoform X4 produces the protein MDCYTANWNPLGDSAFYRKYELYSMDWDLKEELRDCLVAAAPYGGPIALLRNPWRKEKPASARPVLEIYSASGVPLASLLWKSGPVVSLGWSAEEELLCVQEDGVVLVYGLHGDFRRHFSMGNEVLQNRVLDARIFHTEFGSGVAILTGAHRFTLSANVGDLKLRRMPEVPGLQSAPSCWTTVCQDRVAHILLAVGPDLYLLDHAACSAVTPPGLAPGVSSFLQMAVSFTYRHLALFTDTGYIWMGTASLKEKLCEFNCNIRAPPKQMVWCSRPRSKERAVVVAWERRLMVVGDAPESIQFVLDEDSYLVPELDGVRVFSRSTHEFLHEVPVASEEIFKIASMAPGALLLEAQKEYEKESQKADEYLREIQELGQLPQAVQQCIEAAGHEHWPDMQKSLLRAASFGKCFLDRFPPDSFVRMCQDLRVLNAIRDYHIGIPLTYSQYKQLTIQVLLDRLVLRRLYPLAIQICEYLRLPEVQGVSRILAHWACYKVQQKDVSDEDVARAINQKLGDTPGVSYSDIAARAYGCGRTELAIKLLEYEPRSGEQVPLLLKMKRSKLALSKAIESGDTDLVFTVLLHLKNELNRGDFFMTLRNQPMALSLYRQFCKHQELETLKDLYNQDDNHQELGSFHIRASYAAEERIEGRVAALQTAADAFYKAKNEFAAKATEDQMRLLRLQRRLEDELGGQFLDLSLHDTVTTLILSGQNKRAEQLARDFRIPDKSFPTGSGG, from the exons GAAATATGAGCTGTATAGCATGGACTGGGACCTGAAGGAGGAACTGAGGGACTGCCTAGTGGCTGCTGCACCCTATGGGGGGCCCATTG CACTGCTGAGGAACCCCTGGCGGAAGGAGAAGCCCGCCAGTGCCAGGCCGGTTCTCGAGATCTACTCAGCTTCCGGGGTGCCTCTGGCCAGTCTGTTG TGGAAGAGTGGGCCCGTGGTGTCCCTGGGCTGGTCAGCTGAGGAGGAGCTGCTCTGCGTGCAGGAAGACGGAGTTGTGCTGGTTTACGGGCTGCATGGTGACTTCCGGAGACACTTCAGCATGGGCAAT GAGGTGCTCCAGAACCGGGTTCTGGATGCCCGGATCTTCCATACTGAGTTTGGTTCTGGGGTGGCCATCCTCACAGGAGCTCACCGCTTCACCCTCAGTGCCAACGTGGGTGACCTCAAACTCCGCCGGATGCCAGAGGTGCCAG GTCTGCAGAGTGCACCCTCATGCTGGACCACAGTGTGCCAGGACCGAGTGGCGCACATTCTCCTGGCTGTAGGACCTGATCTTTACCTCCTAGACCATGCAGCCTGCTCTGCGGTG ACACCCCCTGGCCTGGCCCCAGGAGTGAGCAGCTTCCTGCAGATGGCTGTCTCCTTCACCTACAGACACCTGGCGCTCTTCACAGACACAGGCTACATCTGGATGGGGACAGCATCTCTCAAG GAGAAGCTGTGTGAGTTCAACTGCAACATCCGGGCCCCCCCGAAGCAGATGGTCTg gtgtAGCCGTCCGCGCAGCAAGGAGAGGGCTGTTGTGGTGGCCTGGGAGAGGCGGCTAATGGTGGTGGGCGATGCCCCTGAGAGCATCCA GTTCGTGCTAGATGAGGACTCCTACCTGGTGCCTGAGTTGGACGGGGTCCGAGTCTTCTCCCGCAGTACCCACGAGTTCCTGCATGAGGTTCCAG TGGCCAGTGAGGAGATCTTTAAAATAGCCTCGATGGCCCCTGGAGCGCTGTTGTTGGAGGCTCAGAAGGAGTATGAG AAAGAGAGCCAGAAGGCGGATGAGTACCTGCGGGAGATCCAGGAGCTGGGGCAGCTGCCCCAGGCTGTGCAGCAGTGCATCGAGGCTGCAGGACACGAGCACTGGCCAGATATGCAGAAGAGTCTGCTCAGG GCGGCCTCCTTCGGAAAGTGTTTCCTGGACAGATTTCCACCTGACAGCTTTGTGCGCATGTGTCAGGACCTTCGTGTACTCAATGCTATTCGGGACTATCACATCGGAATCCCCCTCACCTATAGCCA ATACAAGCAGCTCACTATCCAGGTGTTGCTAGACAG GCTTGTGTTGCGAAGGCTTTACCCCCTGGCCATTCAGATATGTGAGTACCTGCGGCTTCCTGAAGTGCAGGGCGTCAGCAGAATCCTGGCCCACTGGGCCTGCTACAAG GTACAACAGAAGGATGTGTCTGACGAGGATGTTGCTCGGGCCATTAATCAGAAGCTGGGGGACACGCCTGGTGTCTCCTACTCTGACATTGCTGCACGAGCCTATGGCTGTGGCCGCACGGAGCTGGCCATCAAG CTGCTGGAATATGAGCCACGCTCTGGGGAGCAAGTTCCCCTTCTCCTGAAGATGAAGAGGAGCAAACTGGCACTAAGCAAGGCCATCGAGAGTGGGGATACTGATCTGG TGTTCACAGTGCTGCTGCACCTGAAGAATGAGCTGAACCGAGGAGATTTTTTCATGACGCTTCGGAACCAGCCTATGGCCTTAAGTTTGTACCGACAG TTCTGTAAGCATCAGGAGCTGGAGACACTGAAGGACCTTTACAACCAGGATGACAACCACCAGGAGCTGGGCAGCTTCCACATCCGAGCCAGCTACGCTGCAGAGGAG CGAATTGAGGGGCGAGTTGCAGCTCTACAGACGGCAGCCGACGCCTTCTACAAGGCCAAAAATGAGTTTGCAGCCAAG GCTACAGAGGATCAGATGCGGCTCCTACGGCTGCAGCGACGCCTAGAAGATGAGCTGGGGGGCCAGTTCTTAGACCTGTCTCTACATGACACGGTCACCACCCTCATTCTCAGTGGCCAAAACAAGCGTGCGGAGCAGCTGGCACGTGACTTTCGCATCCCTGACAAGAG CTTTCCCACAGGCTCTGGTGGCTGA
- the VPS16 gene encoding vacuolar protein sorting-associated protein 16 homolog isoform X3 codes for MDCYTANWNPLGDSAFYRKYELYSMDWDLKEELRDCLVAAAPYGGPIALLRNPWRKEKPASARPVLEIYSASGVPLASLLWKSGPVVSLGWSAEEELLCVQEDGVVLVYGLHGDFRRHFSMGNEVLQNRVLDARIFHTEFGSGVAILTGAHRFTLSANVGDLKLRRMPEVPGLQSAPSCWTTVCQDRVAHILLAVGPDLYLLDHAACSAVTPPGLAPGVSSFLQMAVSFTYRHLALFTDTGYIWMGTASLKEKLCEFNCNIRAPPKQMVWCSRPRSKERAVVVAWERRLMVVGDAPESIQFVLDEDSYLVPELDGVRVFSRSTHEFLHEVPVASEEIFKIASMAPGALLLEAQKEYEKESQKADEYLREIQELGQLPQAVQQCIEAAGHEHWPDMQKSLLRAASFGKCFLDRFPPDSFVRMCQDLRVLNAIRDYHIGIPLTYSQYKQLTIQVLLDRLVLRRLYPLAIQICEYLRLPEVQGVSRILAHWACYKVQQKDVSDEDVARAINQKLGDTPGVSYSDIAARAYGCGRTELAIKLLEYEPRSGEQVPLLLKMKRSKLALSKAIESGDTDLVFTVLLHLKNELNRGDFFMTLRNQPMALSLYRQFCKHQELETLKDLYNQDDNHQELGSFHIRASYAAEERIEGRVAALQTAADAFYKAKNEFAAKATEDQMRLLRLQRRLEDELGGQFLDLSLHDTVTTLILSGQNKRAEQLARDFRIPDKRLWWLKLTALADLEDWEELEKFSKSKKSPIGYLVSPLWRSA; via the exons GAAATATGAGCTGTATAGCATGGACTGGGACCTGAAGGAGGAACTGAGGGACTGCCTAGTGGCTGCTGCACCCTATGGGGGGCCCATTG CACTGCTGAGGAACCCCTGGCGGAAGGAGAAGCCCGCCAGTGCCAGGCCGGTTCTCGAGATCTACTCAGCTTCCGGGGTGCCTCTGGCCAGTCTGTTG TGGAAGAGTGGGCCCGTGGTGTCCCTGGGCTGGTCAGCTGAGGAGGAGCTGCTCTGCGTGCAGGAAGACGGAGTTGTGCTGGTTTACGGGCTGCATGGTGACTTCCGGAGACACTTCAGCATGGGCAAT GAGGTGCTCCAGAACCGGGTTCTGGATGCCCGGATCTTCCATACTGAGTTTGGTTCTGGGGTGGCCATCCTCACAGGAGCTCACCGCTTCACCCTCAGTGCCAACGTGGGTGACCTCAAACTCCGCCGGATGCCAGAGGTGCCAG GTCTGCAGAGTGCACCCTCATGCTGGACCACAGTGTGCCAGGACCGAGTGGCGCACATTCTCCTGGCTGTAGGACCTGATCTTTACCTCCTAGACCATGCAGCCTGCTCTGCGGTG ACACCCCCTGGCCTGGCCCCAGGAGTGAGCAGCTTCCTGCAGATGGCTGTCTCCTTCACCTACAGACACCTGGCGCTCTTCACAGACACAGGCTACATCTGGATGGGGACAGCATCTCTCAAG GAGAAGCTGTGTGAGTTCAACTGCAACATCCGGGCCCCCCCGAAGCAGATGGTCTg gtgtAGCCGTCCGCGCAGCAAGGAGAGGGCTGTTGTGGTGGCCTGGGAGAGGCGGCTAATGGTGGTGGGCGATGCCCCTGAGAGCATCCA GTTCGTGCTAGATGAGGACTCCTACCTGGTGCCTGAGTTGGACGGGGTCCGAGTCTTCTCCCGCAGTACCCACGAGTTCCTGCATGAGGTTCCAG TGGCCAGTGAGGAGATCTTTAAAATAGCCTCGATGGCCCCTGGAGCGCTGTTGTTGGAGGCTCAGAAGGAGTATGAG AAAGAGAGCCAGAAGGCGGATGAGTACCTGCGGGAGATCCAGGAGCTGGGGCAGCTGCCCCAGGCTGTGCAGCAGTGCATCGAGGCTGCAGGACACGAGCACTGGCCAGATATGCAGAAGAGTCTGCTCAGG GCGGCCTCCTTCGGAAAGTGTTTCCTGGACAGATTTCCACCTGACAGCTTTGTGCGCATGTGTCAGGACCTTCGTGTACTCAATGCTATTCGGGACTATCACATCGGAATCCCCCTCACCTATAGCCA ATACAAGCAGCTCACTATCCAGGTGTTGCTAGACAG GCTTGTGTTGCGAAGGCTTTACCCCCTGGCCATTCAGATATGTGAGTACCTGCGGCTTCCTGAAGTGCAGGGCGTCAGCAGAATCCTGGCCCACTGGGCCTGCTACAAG GTACAACAGAAGGATGTGTCTGACGAGGATGTTGCTCGGGCCATTAATCAGAAGCTGGGGGACACGCCTGGTGTCTCCTACTCTGACATTGCTGCACGAGCCTATGGCTGTGGCCGCACGGAGCTGGCCATCAAG CTGCTGGAATATGAGCCACGCTCTGGGGAGCAAGTTCCCCTTCTCCTGAAGATGAAGAGGAGCAAACTGGCACTAAGCAAGGCCATCGAGAGTGGGGATACTGATCTGG TGTTCACAGTGCTGCTGCACCTGAAGAATGAGCTGAACCGAGGAGATTTTTTCATGACGCTTCGGAACCAGCCTATGGCCTTAAGTTTGTACCGACAG TTCTGTAAGCATCAGGAGCTGGAGACACTGAAGGACCTTTACAACCAGGATGACAACCACCAGGAGCTGGGCAGCTTCCACATCCGAGCCAGCTACGCTGCAGAGGAG CGAATTGAGGGGCGAGTTGCAGCTCTACAGACGGCAGCCGACGCCTTCTACAAGGCCAAAAATGAGTTTGCAGCCAAG GCTACAGAGGATCAGATGCGGCTCCTACGGCTGCAGCGACGCCTAGAAGATGAGCTGGGGGGCCAGTTCTTAGACCTGTCTCTACATGACACGGTCACCACCCTCATTCTCAGTGGCCAAAACAAGCGTGCGGAGCAGCTGGCACGTGACTTTCGCATCCCTGACAAGAG GCTCTGGTGGCTGAAGTTGACTGCCCTGGCAGATTTGGAAGACTGGGAGGAGCTAGAGAAGTTTTCTAAGAGCAAGAAATCACCCATTGGCTACCTGGTGAG CCCTTTGTGGAGATCTGCATGA
- the VPS16 gene encoding vacuolar protein sorting-associated protein 16 homolog isoform X2: MDWDLKEELRDCLVAAAPYGGPIALLRNPWRKEKPASARPVLEIYSASGVPLASLLWKSGPVVSLGWSAEEELLCVQEDGVVLVYGLHGDFRRHFSMGNEVLQNRVLDARIFHTEFGSGVAILTGAHRFTLSANVGDLKLRRMPEVPGLQSAPSCWTTVCQDRVAHILLAVGPDLYLLDHAACSAVTPPGLAPGVSSFLQMAVSFTYRHLALFTDTGYIWMGTASLKEKLCEFNCNIRAPPKQMVWCSRPRSKERAVVVAWERRLMVVGDAPESIQFVLDEDSYLVPELDGVRVFSRSTHEFLHEVPVASEEIFKIASMAPGALLLEAQKEYEKESQKADEYLREIQELGQLPQAVQQCIEAAGHEHWPDMQKSLLRAASFGKCFLDRFPPDSFVRMCQDLRVLNAIRDYHIGIPLTYSQYKQLTIQVLLDRLVLRRLYPLAIQICEYLRLPEVQGVSRILAHWACYKVQQKDVSDEDVARAINQKLGDTPGVSYSDIAARAYGCGRTELAIKLLEYEPRSGEQVPLLLKMKRSKLALSKAIESGDTDLVFTVLLHLKNELNRGDFFMTLRNQPMALSLYRQFCKHQELETLKDLYNQDDNHQELGSFHIRASYAAEERIEGRVAALQTAADAFYKAKNEFAAKATEDQMRLLRLQRRLEDELGGQFLDLSLHDTVTTLILSGQNKRAEQLARDFRIPDKRLWWLKLTALADLEDWEELEKFSKSKKSPIGYLPFVEICMKQHNKYEAKKYASRVGPEQKVKALLLVGDVAQAADVAIEHRNEAEMSLVLSHCTGATDGATADKIQRARAQAQKK; this comes from the exons ATGGACTGGGACCTGAAGGAGGAACTGAGGGACTGCCTAGTGGCTGCTGCACCCTATGGGGGGCCCATTG CACTGCTGAGGAACCCCTGGCGGAAGGAGAAGCCCGCCAGTGCCAGGCCGGTTCTCGAGATCTACTCAGCTTCCGGGGTGCCTCTGGCCAGTCTGTTG TGGAAGAGTGGGCCCGTGGTGTCCCTGGGCTGGTCAGCTGAGGAGGAGCTGCTCTGCGTGCAGGAAGACGGAGTTGTGCTGGTTTACGGGCTGCATGGTGACTTCCGGAGACACTTCAGCATGGGCAAT GAGGTGCTCCAGAACCGGGTTCTGGATGCCCGGATCTTCCATACTGAGTTTGGTTCTGGGGTGGCCATCCTCACAGGAGCTCACCGCTTCACCCTCAGTGCCAACGTGGGTGACCTCAAACTCCGCCGGATGCCAGAGGTGCCAG GTCTGCAGAGTGCACCCTCATGCTGGACCACAGTGTGCCAGGACCGAGTGGCGCACATTCTCCTGGCTGTAGGACCTGATCTTTACCTCCTAGACCATGCAGCCTGCTCTGCGGTG ACACCCCCTGGCCTGGCCCCAGGAGTGAGCAGCTTCCTGCAGATGGCTGTCTCCTTCACCTACAGACACCTGGCGCTCTTCACAGACACAGGCTACATCTGGATGGGGACAGCATCTCTCAAG GAGAAGCTGTGTGAGTTCAACTGCAACATCCGGGCCCCCCCGAAGCAGATGGTCTg gtgtAGCCGTCCGCGCAGCAAGGAGAGGGCTGTTGTGGTGGCCTGGGAGAGGCGGCTAATGGTGGTGGGCGATGCCCCTGAGAGCATCCA GTTCGTGCTAGATGAGGACTCCTACCTGGTGCCTGAGTTGGACGGGGTCCGAGTCTTCTCCCGCAGTACCCACGAGTTCCTGCATGAGGTTCCAG TGGCCAGTGAGGAGATCTTTAAAATAGCCTCGATGGCCCCTGGAGCGCTGTTGTTGGAGGCTCAGAAGGAGTATGAG AAAGAGAGCCAGAAGGCGGATGAGTACCTGCGGGAGATCCAGGAGCTGGGGCAGCTGCCCCAGGCTGTGCAGCAGTGCATCGAGGCTGCAGGACACGAGCACTGGCCAGATATGCAGAAGAGTCTGCTCAGG GCGGCCTCCTTCGGAAAGTGTTTCCTGGACAGATTTCCACCTGACAGCTTTGTGCGCATGTGTCAGGACCTTCGTGTACTCAATGCTATTCGGGACTATCACATCGGAATCCCCCTCACCTATAGCCA ATACAAGCAGCTCACTATCCAGGTGTTGCTAGACAG GCTTGTGTTGCGAAGGCTTTACCCCCTGGCCATTCAGATATGTGAGTACCTGCGGCTTCCTGAAGTGCAGGGCGTCAGCAGAATCCTGGCCCACTGGGCCTGCTACAAG GTACAACAGAAGGATGTGTCTGACGAGGATGTTGCTCGGGCCATTAATCAGAAGCTGGGGGACACGCCTGGTGTCTCCTACTCTGACATTGCTGCACGAGCCTATGGCTGTGGCCGCACGGAGCTGGCCATCAAG CTGCTGGAATATGAGCCACGCTCTGGGGAGCAAGTTCCCCTTCTCCTGAAGATGAAGAGGAGCAAACTGGCACTAAGCAAGGCCATCGAGAGTGGGGATACTGATCTGG TGTTCACAGTGCTGCTGCACCTGAAGAATGAGCTGAACCGAGGAGATTTTTTCATGACGCTTCGGAACCAGCCTATGGCCTTAAGTTTGTACCGACAG TTCTGTAAGCATCAGGAGCTGGAGACACTGAAGGACCTTTACAACCAGGATGACAACCACCAGGAGCTGGGCAGCTTCCACATCCGAGCCAGCTACGCTGCAGAGGAG CGAATTGAGGGGCGAGTTGCAGCTCTACAGACGGCAGCCGACGCCTTCTACAAGGCCAAAAATGAGTTTGCAGCCAAG GCTACAGAGGATCAGATGCGGCTCCTACGGCTGCAGCGACGCCTAGAAGATGAGCTGGGGGGCCAGTTCTTAGACCTGTCTCTACATGACACGGTCACCACCCTCATTCTCAGTGGCCAAAACAAGCGTGCGGAGCAGCTGGCACGTGACTTTCGCATCCCTGACAAGAG GCTCTGGTGGCTGAAGTTGACTGCCCTGGCAGATTTGGAAGACTGGGAGGAGCTAGAGAAGTTTTCTAAGAGCAAGAAATCACCCATTGGCTACCTG CCCTTTGTGGAGATCTGCATGAAGCAACACAATAAATATGAGGCCAAGAAGTATGCTTCCCGTGTGGGTCCTGAGCAGAAGGTCAAGGCCTTGCTTCTTGTTGG GGATGTGGCTCAGGCTGCGGACGTTGCTATTGAACACCGGAATGAGGCGGAGATGAGCCTCGTATTGTCCCACTGCACTGGAGCCACAGATGGGGCCACAGCCGACAAGATTCAACGGGCCCGGGCACAAGCCCAGAAGAAATGA